Proteins from a genomic interval of Desulfofustis limnaeus:
- a CDS encoding Sec-independent protein translocase subunit TatA/TatB, translating into MFGIGLPELILIMALALIVVGPDKLPELARSIAKGVLELKRTVESLKQDLSKENPLDSVKPEIEDAARSLRKQLGDAGPDGYTGVPSGYENVDPHEQAIRTHDDEAQEAIADVGEADTAAAPPEEGAAESPPPGFEPDPEDLIENEAGVETKTTKKTDPPAPDQTVH; encoded by the coding sequence ATGTTCGGCATCGGTTTGCCAGAGTTGATATTGATCATGGCGCTCGCCTTGATCGTCGTGGGTCCGGACAAACTTCCGGAACTGGCCCGCTCGATTGCCAAAGGGGTGCTGGAGTTGAAACGCACCGTCGAATCCCTGAAACAAGACTTGTCCAAGGAAAACCCGCTCGACTCCGTCAAGCCGGAGATCGAGGATGCGGCCCGCTCGCTCCGCAAGCAGCTCGGCGACGCCGGCCCGGACGGCTACACCGGCGTCCCCTCCGGTTACGAGAACGTCGACCCGCACGAGCAGGCCATTCGCACCCATGACGACGAGGCCCAAGAGGCGATTGCCGACGTGGGCGAGGCCGACACCGCCGCAGCACCACCCGAGGAGGGGGCAGCCGAATCCCCACCCCCCGGCTTCGAACCCGACCCGGAGGATCTGATCGAAAATGAGGCCGGCGTCGAGACGAAGACGACCAAGAAGACGGATCCCCCCGCCCCGGACCAGACCGTCCACTGA
- a CDS encoding adenylosuccinate synthase has translation MSSVVVIGSQWGDEGKGKIVDLLTRYADCIVRFQGGNNAGHTLVVNGKKYIFHIIPSGILYQDKQCMIGNGVIIDPQILLTEIAKLAEQGVQVTPERLMISENAHLIVDYHRRLDQAQEAARSSEKRIGTTGRGIGPCYADKVSRTGIKIGDLLDETLLREKLDSAIEEKNFLLTKRYGAEPVDFDTVCAELLGYGEKLAPYLGNVSVALDTARKQGRNLLFEGAQGTQLDIDHGTYPFVTSSNTVAGNACNGTGFGPTHIDGVIGIVKAYTTRVGEGPFPTELHDEVGAALQQKGGEFGATTGRKRRCGWFDGVVATDAVRLNGLTGLALTKLDVLSGQPLLKLATSYRLGQTSLQAMPANIAQARAVRPVYEEMPGWQQEIGAVRSYNDLPVEARDYIKRIEDISGVEAVIVSVGPDREETLLLKNPFETK, from the coding sequence ATGTCCAGCGTTGTTGTCATCGGCAGTCAATGGGGCGATGAGGGGAAGGGCAAGATAGTCGATCTGCTGACCCGGTACGCCGATTGTATCGTCAGGTTCCAGGGAGGTAACAATGCCGGTCACACACTGGTGGTCAACGGGAAGAAATACATCTTCCACATCATCCCCTCCGGCATCCTCTATCAGGACAAGCAGTGCATGATCGGCAACGGGGTGATCATCGATCCCCAGATCCTGTTGACCGAGATCGCCAAGCTTGCCGAGCAGGGGGTGCAGGTGACCCCGGAGCGGCTGATGATCAGCGAGAACGCCCACCTGATCGTCGACTACCATCGCCGGCTCGATCAGGCCCAGGAGGCAGCCCGGTCCTCGGAAAAACGCATCGGCACCACCGGGCGCGGTATCGGGCCCTGCTATGCCGACAAGGTAAGCCGTACCGGGATCAAGATCGGCGATCTGCTCGACGAGACGCTGCTCAGGGAAAAGCTGGACAGCGCCATTGAGGAGAAGAATTTCCTGCTGACGAAACGATACGGGGCCGAGCCGGTCGACTTCGACACCGTCTGCGCCGAGCTGCTCGGTTACGGTGAGAAGCTGGCACCCTACCTGGGCAACGTCTCGGTGGCGCTGGATACGGCCCGCAAACAGGGGCGCAACCTGCTCTTCGAAGGGGCCCAGGGCACTCAGCTGGACATCGACCACGGCACCTACCCGTTTGTTACCTCGTCCAATACCGTGGCCGGCAACGCCTGCAACGGCACCGGCTTCGGCCCGACCCACATCGACGGGGTGATCGGCATCGTCAAGGCTTACACCACCCGGGTCGGCGAAGGCCCGTTCCCCACCGAGCTGCACGATGAGGTCGGCGCAGCCCTGCAGCAGAAGGGCGGCGAATTCGGGGCGACCACCGGTCGGAAGCGGCGGTGCGGCTGGTTCGACGGCGTCGTAGCCACCGATGCGGTACGGTTGAACGGCTTGACCGGCCTGGCGTTGACCAAGCTCGATGTGCTCAGCGGCCAACCGCTGCTCAAACTGGCCACCTCCTATCGGCTGGGCCAGACGTCGTTGCAGGCCATGCCCGCCAACATCGCGCAGGCCCGGGCGGTCCGGCCGGTCTACGAAGAGATGCCGGGTTGGCAGCAGGAGATCGGCGCGGTCCGCTCATATAACGATCTGCCGGTGGAGGCGCGTGATTATATCAAGCGGATCGAAGATATCAGTGGCGTCGAGGCGGTGATCGTCTCCGTCGGCCCTGACCGGGAAGAGACGTTGTTGTTGAAAAATCCGTTCGAAACGAAATAG
- the rpoZ gene encoding DNA-directed RNA polymerase subunit omega, which translates to MARITVEDCLQKIGDGERFNLIHLAVQRIKQHRQGEPYLVDGKNKEVVMSLREIASGKVTPDNIDSLPGEEGRGPVRQEQKQEAEVDL; encoded by the coding sequence ATGGCACGAATAACAGTTGAAGATTGTCTGCAGAAAATTGGGGACGGTGAACGGTTCAACCTGATTCACCTGGCGGTTCAACGCATCAAACAGCATCGCCAGGGTGAACCGTATCTGGTGGATGGCAAGAACAAGGAAGTGGTCATGAGCCTGCGGGAAATAGCCTCGGGAAAGGTCACTCCGGATAATATCGACAGCCTGCCCGGGGAAGAAGGGCGAGGCCCCGTCCGTCAGGAACAGAAGCAGGAAGCAGAAGTCGACCTGTAG
- the dnaJ gene encoding molecular chaperone DnaJ produces the protein MPRDYYEILGVARTAEAAEIKKAYRKLAMKYHPDRNPGDQEAENAFKECAEAYEVLSDAQKRQIYDTYGHEGLQNSGYRGPGNFEDVFSSFSDIFGDLFGFGSARAQARRNGPVAGNDLRYDLRISFMDAVHGTTKEVDITKRETCWTCEGSGCRPGHQRQTCPYCNGRGQVIRSQGFFQVSSTCPQCRGEGSLITHPCEDCHGSGLVAKTKKVSIKIPAGVDTGARMRLRGEGEGGRRGGPSGDLYVVIEVEPHEFFRRDGDDIHCKLPVAMVDAALGTKTEVVTVHGKKKLTIPEGSQSGTVFTLRGQGVDSLRGHGRGDMYVELQVVTPTNLCEEQKNVLREFDKLCEKHGQKKEEEGFFARLVNEVMGRNH, from the coding sequence ATGCCACGCGATTATTATGAAATACTCGGTGTAGCCAGGACGGCGGAGGCCGCCGAGATCAAGAAAGCCTACCGCAAACTGGCCATGAAGTATCATCCGGACCGCAACCCGGGTGACCAGGAAGCGGAAAACGCCTTCAAGGAGTGCGCCGAGGCCTACGAGGTCCTCAGCGACGCCCAGAAACGCCAGATCTACGACACCTACGGCCACGAAGGGTTGCAGAACAGCGGTTACCGCGGGCCCGGCAACTTCGAAGACGTCTTTTCCAGTTTCAGCGACATCTTCGGCGACCTGTTCGGGTTCGGTTCGGCGCGGGCTCAGGCCCGGCGCAACGGCCCGGTGGCCGGGAACGACCTGCGCTATGACCTGCGCATCTCCTTCATGGATGCGGTGCACGGCACCACCAAGGAGGTGGACATCACCAAGCGGGAAACCTGCTGGACCTGCGAAGGCAGCGGTTGCCGGCCGGGTCATCAGCGGCAGACCTGCCCCTACTGCAACGGTCGGGGTCAGGTGATCCGTTCCCAGGGGTTTTTCCAGGTCAGTTCCACCTGTCCGCAGTGCCGCGGTGAAGGCAGCCTGATCACCCATCCCTGTGAAGATTGTCACGGCAGCGGCCTGGTGGCCAAGACGAAAAAGGTCTCCATCAAGATCCCCGCCGGGGTCGACACCGGCGCCCGCATGCGCTTGCGGGGCGAAGGCGAAGGCGGCCGCCGGGGCGGCCCGTCCGGCGACCTCTACGTGGTCATCGAGGTGGAGCCGCACGAGTTCTTCCGCCGAGACGGCGACGATATCCACTGCAAGCTGCCCGTCGCCATGGTCGATGCGGCGCTGGGCACCAAGACCGAGGTGGTCACCGTTCATGGCAAAAAGAAACTGACCATCCCCGAGGGCAGCCAGTCCGGCACCGTCTTCACCCTGCGCGGTCAGGGCGTGGACAGCCTGCGCGGGCACGGCCGGGGCGACATGTACGTGGAGTTGCAGGTGGTGACGCCCACCAACCTCTGCGAAGAGCAGAAAAATGTGTTGCGCGAGTTCGATAAGCTCTGTGAGAAGCACGGTCAGAAAAAGGAAGAAGAGGGATTTTTCGCCCGGCTGGTTAATGAGGTCATGGGCCGCAACCATTGA
- the moaC gene encoding cyclic pyranopterin monophosphate synthase MoaC: METPVSDGSSLTHFDDNGNAVMVDVGGKAVTRRVAVAAGSITMSRAAFDKVRSGTMAKGDVLGVARLAGIMAAKKVDQLIPLTHPLLIDSVSVDFSFDDDTCAVIVEATVGTSGKTGVEMEALTAVSVAALTIYDMCKAVDKTMVIQAIRLLSKTGGKSGTFVREQ, translated from the coding sequence ATGGAGACACCCGTGAGCGACGGTTCATCACTGACCCATTTTGATGATAACGGCAACGCCGTCATGGTCGACGTCGGCGGCAAAGCGGTGACCCGTCGGGTGGCGGTGGCCGCCGGTTCGATCACCATGAGCCGCGCCGCCTTCGATAAGGTGCGCAGCGGCACCATGGCCAAGGGGGATGTCCTCGGGGTGGCGCGGCTGGCCGGGATCATGGCGGCGAAAAAAGTGGACCAGTTGATCCCGCTGACCCACCCGTTGCTGATCGACTCGGTGTCCGTCGATTTTTCTTTCGATGACGATACGTGTGCGGTCATCGTTGAGGCCACGGTCGGCACCAGCGGCAAGACCGGCGTGGAGATGGAGGCGCTCACCGCGGTTTCGGTGGCGGCGTTGACCATTTATGATATGTGCAAGGCAGTTGACAAGACCATGGTGATTCAGGCCATTCGTCTGCTGAGCAAGACCGGAGGAAAGAGCGGTACGTTCGTTCGCGAGCAATAA
- the dksA gene encoding RNA polymerase-binding protein DksA, with translation MEKELLEKFRLQLIEKRREILDEANRTLADMTDQNSNVPDPNDRASIESDRSFELRIRDRERRLLTKIEEALTRIDDGEYGICEECGCDIAIKRLEARPVTTLCIDCKTLQEQKERSQGQ, from the coding sequence ATGGAAAAAGAGTTATTGGAGAAGTTTCGCCTTCAACTCATCGAAAAGCGCCGGGAGATTCTGGATGAGGCCAATCGGACCCTGGCCGATATGACGGACCAGAATTCCAACGTGCCTGATCCGAACGATCGAGCCTCGATCGAATCGGACCGCAGTTTCGAGTTGCGCATCAGGGACCGGGAGCGCCGCCTGCTGACCAAGATCGAAGAGGCCCTGACCCGCATAGACGACGGGGAATACGGGATCTGCGAAGAGTGTGGGTGCGATATCGCCATCAAGCGGCTCGAGGCGCGCCCGGTGACCACCCTGTGCATCGATTGTAAAACGCTTCAGGAGCAGAAAGAACGCTCTCAGGGGCAGTAA
- the galT gene encoding galactose-1-phosphate uridylyltransferase produces the protein MPELRKDPVLGRWIIIAKERGKRPTDFVVEKPQVLGGFCPLCPGNEGFTPPEVLAFRGGYPSQSNQADWQVRVVPNKYPALIIEGELGKAGEGLYDRMNGIGAHEVIIEAPGHNDAMSTLPAEHVALVLRAYRDRLLDLQKDPRFRYVMIFKNFGKAAGASLEHSHSQLIALPVLPRMITNELDGSLSYYRYKDRCLFCDIIHQEIEQNIRVVCQNESFITISPFAPRTPFEMWVLPKRHTSGYCHQGEGELYGLACILTETLRRLDRCIPNVPYNFVLHTQPLRSGELEHFHWHFEIVPKLTSIAGFEWGSGFYINPMPPEEATQYLRESLDS, from the coding sequence ATGCCGGAACTGCGCAAAGACCCGGTGCTCGGGCGATGGATTATCATCGCCAAGGAGCGAGGAAAGCGGCCGACCGACTTCGTGGTGGAAAAACCGCAGGTGCTTGGCGGTTTTTGTCCGCTCTGTCCGGGCAACGAGGGTTTCACGCCGCCGGAGGTACTGGCCTTCCGCGGCGGCTATCCGTCTCAATCCAATCAGGCCGATTGGCAGGTGCGCGTCGTTCCGAACAAATACCCGGCCTTGATCATCGAAGGCGAGCTGGGCAAGGCCGGTGAAGGGTTGTACGATCGGATGAACGGCATCGGTGCCCACGAGGTGATCATCGAGGCACCCGGCCACAACGATGCCATGTCGACCCTGCCGGCCGAGCACGTGGCATTGGTGCTGCGCGCCTACCGGGACCGATTGCTCGACCTGCAAAAGGACCCGCGTTTCCGCTATGTGATGATCTTCAAAAATTTCGGCAAGGCGGCCGGGGCCTCGCTGGAACACTCCCACTCCCAGTTGATCGCCTTGCCGGTACTGCCGCGGATGATCACCAACGAACTGGACGGCTCGCTCTCCTATTACCGGTACAAGGATCGGTGCCTCTTCTGCGATATCATCCACCAGGAAATCGAACAGAACATCCGGGTGGTCTGCCAGAACGAGTCCTTCATCACCATCTCGCCGTTTGCCCCGCGTACGCCCTTTGAAATGTGGGTGTTGCCGAAACGGCATACCTCCGGTTATTGTCATCAGGGAGAAGGTGAGCTGTACGGCCTGGCCTGCATTCTCACCGAAACCCTGCGGCGTCTGGATCGGTGCATCCCCAATGTGCCCTACAACTTCGTGCTGCACACCCAACCGCTGCGCTCGGGTGAACTGGAGCATTTTCACTGGCACTTCGAAATCGTGCCGAAGCTGACCTCCATCGCCGGCTTTGAGTGGGGGTCGGGATTCTACATCAATCCCATGCCGCCCGAGGAAGCAACCCAGTATTTACGTGAATCTCTGGATAGTTGA
- a CDS encoding response regulator, with the protein MKKILIVDDDESIQLLYQEEFKDEGYQVAAALNGEDALELFRQSPPDLVILDIQMPGLNGIEVLRQMKMINPAVPVVISSAYNEYKQDLGAWASDEYVVKSSDISELKMTVRRLLG; encoded by the coding sequence ATGAAAAAAATACTGATCGTCGACGATGACGAATCGATTCAGTTGCTTTACCAGGAAGAGTTCAAGGATGAAGGGTACCAGGTGGCCGCGGCCCTGAACGGGGAAGATGCGCTCGAACTGTTTCGGCAATCCCCACCGGATCTGGTGATCCTCGACATCCAGATGCCCGGCTTGAACGGGATCGAAGTGCTGCGGCAGATGAAGATGATCAACCCCGCGGTCCCGGTGGTGATCAGCAGCGCCTACAACGAATACAAGCAAGACCTCGGCGCCTGGGCCTCCGACGAGTACGTGGTCAAGTCGTCCGATATCTCCGAGTTGAAAATGACGGTGCGTCGCCTGCTCGGCTAG
- a CDS encoding GTP cyclohydrolase, FolE2/MptA family: protein MKDIQSQKDYRRIDIKKVGVKTVTYPITVLDKAQSRQKTVATINMYVNLPHHFKGTHMSRFIEILNRFHGKIDIKNYRQILEEMKRRLNAEAAHMEMMFPFFLPRNDERERLRVSRYECKMSCFLGDEDGDDLRLDITVPIGQAQSPQSGSSCPGLWGTVRLSVRFVRFMWLEDLIDVVETAIRDESATSQGGSNIFIEALLVRLDARLAQRAELSWYEITVENLSQGYSLFAAAGGSDGRTGVAG from the coding sequence ATGAAAGACATCCAAAGTCAGAAGGACTACCGGCGGATCGACATCAAGAAGGTCGGGGTCAAGACCGTCACCTACCCGATAACCGTTCTGGACAAGGCCCAGAGCCGGCAGAAGACCGTCGCCACCATCAACATGTATGTCAATCTTCCCCACCATTTCAAGGGGACTCACATGAGCCGGTTCATCGAGATCCTCAACCGGTTTCACGGCAAGATCGACATCAAGAACTACCGGCAGATCCTGGAGGAGATGAAGCGGCGGCTCAACGCCGAGGCGGCGCACATGGAGATGATGTTCCCGTTCTTTCTGCCGCGCAACGACGAACGGGAACGGCTGCGGGTGAGCCGTTACGAGTGCAAGATGAGCTGCTTTCTTGGCGACGAGGACGGTGATGATCTCCGGCTGGACATAACGGTGCCGATCGGCCAGGCCCAGAGCCCCCAGTCCGGTTCTTCCTGCCCCGGACTGTGGGGAACCGTCCGGTTGAGCGTTCGTTTTGTCCGGTTTATGTGGCTCGAGGATCTCATCGACGTGGTTGAAACCGCCATCCGCGATGAATCGGCCACGTCTCAGGGCGGCTCCAACATATTCATAGAAGCGCTGCTGGTGCGCCTCGATGCCCGCCTGGCGCAGCGTGCCGAGCTGAGCTGGTACGAAATCACCGTGGAAAATCTGTCCCAAGGTTACTCCCTGTTTGCAGCGGCCGGCGGGTCCGACGGTCGCACCGGCGTGGCCGGATAA
- the glyS gene encoding glycine--tRNA ligase subunit beta, whose protein sequence is MKDLLFEIGCEELPAGFLAPAMAQLADLFRTKADKLQVSYTSLRTFSTPRRLALIVTGLADKQDDISEELLGPSKQAAYDGAGNPTKAAEGFARSKGVTVADLRVVATPKGEYLQLVRQIPGVATIELLPQLLRELLVELSFAKSMKWGSNQHPFARPIQWLLAIYGNQPVALEHEGIHSAAITRGHRFLAPEPVPVAAAAEYEETLLGRFVIVDSERRRRAVQQEITAAVAAAGMAAGATVTIDETLLDTVTNLVEYPFGVCGRFAEKFLHLPDEVLITSMREHQKSFPVVDGSGALLPGFVAVNNTRVKQPEVTRAGHERVLRARLEDAFFFFQSDRKIRLADRLEALSGIIFQAKLGTMREKVDRVVKLTRLLADRLAPALVDEACRGALLCKADLTTDMVGEFPTLQGVMGSAYAAHDGESAVVCQAIREHYLPLRAGSELPEGVVGALVGLADRIDTIAGCFGIGQIPTGTTDPFGLRRLALAIIHLVAQRGAPLSLADMFRKALALYGDRVDGSGATVEQVLQFIKGRFINDCTGKGMDGRAVDAACSVAFDDINDCLKRIEALTEIKRQASFEVLAGAFKRVRNIIKEHQESDIEVSLLVEPAERSLYEVYHQLAQSGEKQLAAADYRGFLEEMLVLKEPVDRFFDEVMVMVEDEAVKNNRLNLLAAINTLILNIGDISRMHSAG, encoded by the coding sequence ATGAAGGATCTATTATTCGAGATCGGTTGTGAGGAACTACCGGCCGGTTTTCTCGCCCCGGCTATGGCGCAGCTTGCCGATCTGTTTCGCACCAAGGCGGACAAGCTGCAGGTGAGCTATACCTCCCTGCGTACCTTTTCCACCCCGCGCCGGCTGGCCCTGATCGTCACCGGCCTGGCGGATAAACAGGATGACATCAGTGAGGAACTGCTCGGTCCGTCCAAACAGGCGGCCTACGATGGTGCCGGCAATCCCACCAAGGCGGCGGAAGGGTTCGCCCGCTCCAAAGGGGTGACGGTGGCTGATCTGAGGGTGGTGGCGACACCGAAGGGAGAGTACCTGCAACTTGTTCGGCAGATCCCGGGGGTGGCGACCATCGAACTGCTCCCGCAGCTGCTGCGCGAGTTGCTGGTCGAGTTGAGTTTTGCCAAATCCATGAAGTGGGGCAGTAATCAGCATCCCTTTGCCCGGCCGATCCAGTGGTTGTTGGCGATCTACGGCAATCAGCCGGTGGCGTTGGAGCATGAAGGCATCCACAGCGCGGCGATCACGCGGGGGCACCGCTTTCTGGCCCCGGAACCGGTCCCGGTGGCGGCTGCCGCCGAATACGAAGAGACCTTGCTGGGCCGGTTTGTCATCGTCGATAGCGAACGGCGACGCCGGGCAGTGCAACAGGAGATCACCGCTGCGGTCGCCGCGGCGGGCATGGCCGCTGGAGCGACAGTGACGATCGATGAAACCCTGCTCGATACCGTTACCAACCTGGTGGAATATCCGTTCGGCGTGTGCGGGCGGTTTGCTGAGAAGTTCCTGCACCTGCCTGACGAGGTGCTCATTACCTCCATGCGCGAACACCAGAAGTCGTTTCCGGTGGTCGATGGCTCCGGGGCGCTGCTGCCCGGCTTTGTGGCGGTCAACAACACCCGGGTCAAACAGCCGGAGGTCACGCGTGCCGGTCACGAACGGGTGCTGCGAGCCCGGTTGGAGGACGCCTTCTTCTTTTTCCAGTCTGATCGTAAGATCAGGCTGGCGGATCGGCTCGAAGCATTGTCCGGCATCATCTTTCAGGCCAAACTTGGCACCATGCGGGAGAAGGTCGACCGGGTGGTCAAGCTGACCCGGCTGCTGGCCGATCGCCTGGCCCCGGCCCTGGTGGACGAGGCCTGTCGTGGGGCCCTGCTGTGCAAGGCGGATCTGACCACCGACATGGTCGGTGAGTTTCCCACCCTGCAGGGCGTCATGGGCAGTGCTTATGCAGCCCATGACGGGGAGTCGGCCGTGGTTTGTCAGGCCATCCGCGAGCATTATCTGCCGTTGCGGGCCGGCTCGGAACTGCCCGAAGGGGTGGTTGGGGCCCTGGTGGGGCTGGCCGACCGGATCGATACGATAGCCGGTTGTTTCGGCATCGGTCAGATCCCGACCGGAACCACCGATCCTTTCGGCCTCCGGCGCTTGGCGCTGGCGATCATCCACCTGGTGGCGCAGCGCGGCGCCCCGCTGTCACTGGCCGATATGTTCCGCAAGGCGCTCGCCCTCTACGGCGATCGGGTGGACGGCAGTGGCGCTACCGTGGAACAGGTGCTGCAGTTCATCAAGGGCCGTTTCATCAACGACTGCACCGGCAAGGGGATGGATGGTCGGGCGGTGGATGCGGCCTGTTCGGTGGCCTTTGACGACATCAACGATTGTCTCAAGCGCATCGAGGCCCTGACCGAGATCAAAAGGCAAGCCTCGTTCGAAGTGCTGGCCGGGGCGTTCAAGCGGGTCAGAAACATCATCAAGGAACATCAGGAGAGCGACATCGAGGTGTCGCTGCTGGTCGAACCGGCCGAACGCAGCCTCTACGAGGTCTACCACCAGCTTGCTCAGAGCGGCGAGAAACAACTGGCGGCGGCCGATTATCGGGGGTTTCTCGAGGAGATGCTGGTGTTGAAGGAGCCGGTGGATCGTTTCTTTGACGAGGTGATGGTCATGGTCGAGGACGAGGCGGTGAAAAACAACCGGCTCAACCTGCTGGCGGCGATCAACACCTTGATCCTGAACATCGGCGATATCTCACGGATGCACAGCGCTGGTTGA
- a CDS encoding cytochrome c3 family protein: MMKKVLCCVFAVVCLGFAGIVIADNGPADMVLQAEIDKAKKPKPAVFPHAKHQEIATCADCHHGAQDGKQVPYTEGMEIAKCESCHNSGVAGLPKEVATYKDAAHKNCRDCHKKAAEENPALAEVFKGCKPCHQ; encoded by the coding sequence ATGATGAAAAAAGTGCTTTGCTGTGTGTTCGCTGTCGTCTGTCTCGGCTTTGCCGGCATCGTTATCGCCGACAACGGCCCGGCAGACATGGTCCTTCAGGCTGAGATCGACAAGGCCAAAAAGCCGAAGCCGGCCGTCTTCCCCCATGCCAAGCATCAGGAAATAGCGACCTGCGCTGATTGTCATCATGGCGCCCAAGACGGCAAGCAGGTTCCCTACACCGAGGGTATGGAAATCGCCAAGTGCGAATCCTGCCATAACTCCGGTGTCGCCGGACTGCCCAAAGAAGTAGCCACCTACAAGGATGCGGCCCACAAGAACTGCCGCGACTGCCATAAGAAGGCGGCCGAGGAGAACCCGGCCCTGGCCGAAGTGTTCAAAGGCTGCAAGCCCTGCCATCAATAA
- the ccsB gene encoding c-type cytochrome biogenesis protein CcsB, whose protein sequence is MDSSQLLGITTFTYLFASAIYIAALVFHNKRIALAGTLFTIGALLVQTAGLGLRWIESYQMGIGHAPLSNMYESVVFFAWVIVILYLGIEFKFKTRVIGAFALPLAFLAMAYASFAPIDKGINPLVPALQSNWLIAHVVTCFIGYAAFAIAAALALMYLLKSFTAGSDAVAGRFPALRTLDDIIHKCLVFGFIWLSAGIITGAVWANSAWGTYWSWDPKETWSLITWFVYAFTLHIRYTRGISGRAIAWLSLLGFLAVIFTYYGVNFLLSGLHSYA, encoded by the coding sequence ATGGACAGCTCACAGCTTCTCGGCATCACCACCTTCACCTACCTGTTCGCCTCGGCGATCTATATCGCCGCGCTCGTTTTCCACAATAAGCGAATCGCCCTGGCCGGCACGCTTTTCACCATCGGCGCGCTGCTGGTTCAAACCGCCGGCCTCGGGCTCAGATGGATCGAGTCCTACCAGATGGGGATCGGCCATGCGCCACTCTCCAACATGTACGAATCGGTGGTCTTTTTCGCCTGGGTGATCGTCATTCTCTACCTCGGTATAGAATTCAAGTTCAAGACCCGGGTGATCGGCGCCTTTGCCTTGCCCCTGGCCTTTCTGGCCATGGCCTACGCTTCCTTTGCGCCGATCGACAAAGGGATCAACCCACTGGTTCCGGCCCTGCAGTCAAACTGGCTGATCGCCCACGTGGTCACCTGTTTCATCGGCTACGCCGCCTTTGCCATCGCCGCCGCCCTGGCGCTGATGTACCTTCTCAAATCGTTCACCGCCGGCAGCGATGCCGTCGCCGGCCGTTTCCCCGCCTTGCGCACCCTGGACGACATCATCCACAAATGCCTCGTTTTCGGGTTCATCTGGCTGAGCGCCGGGATCATCACCGGCGCCGTCTGGGCCAACTCCGCCTGGGGCACTTACTGGAGTTGGGATCCGAAGGAAACCTGGTCGCTGATCACCTGGTTCGTCTACGCCTTCACCCTGCATATCAGGTATACCCGAGGTATCAGCGGCAGAGCCATTGCCTGGTTATCGCTGCTCGGTTTCCTGGCCGTGATCTTCACCTACTACGGTGTAAACTTTTTGCTCTCCGGCCTGCACAGCTACGCATAG